In Verrucomicrobiota bacterium JB022, the sequence GTCGGGCGGCAGGAAGTCGAGCTGCAGCGCGCGGGTAAAGTCGAGGCTCTGGGTGACGCCCGGGCCGCGGTCGGGGTGGAGCAGGGCGTGCTGGATCGCGAAGGTCATCGACGGCGGCGACATCTGGGCAAGGATCGAGCCATCCACATACTCCACCATGCTGTGCACGATGCTTTGCGGGTGGATGACCACGTCGATCTGGCCGGGCGCCACGTCGAAGAGCCAGCGCGCCTCGATCATTTCCAGGCCCTTGTTGGCCATGGTGGAGCTGTCGACCGTGATCTTGGGGCCCATCGACCAGTTGGGGTGCTTCAGGGCATCCTCCGGGCGGATGGCGGCCATCTGCTCACGCGTCCAATTGCGGAACGAGCCGCCCGAGGCGGTCAGGATCAGCCGGCGCACGTGTTTCTGCTCCGGGCAGCCCTGCAGGCATTGGAAAATCGCGTTGTGCTCGCTGTCGATCGGCAGCACCTGGCAGTTGTGGCGCTTGGCCGCCGCCATTACATGCTCACCTGCCAGCACCAGCACCTCCTTGCTCGCCAGCGCCACGTCCTTGCCCGCTTCCATCGCGGCCAGGGCCGGGCGTAGCCCTACGGTGCCCACGG encodes:
- the dxr gene encoding 1-deoxy-D-xylulose-5-phosphate reductoisomerase → MQPSRDPKRLVLIGATGSIGQSTLEVIRANPHALQLVGVAANSNAEQLDAIAREFGVRHQTLYTRDGLQGLLDLVTLDEADVVLIAAVGTVGLRPALAAMEAGKDVALASKEVLVLAGEHVMAAAKRHNCQVLPIDSEHNAIFQCLQGCPEQKHVRRLILTASGGSFRNWTREQMAAIRPEDALKHPNWSMGPKITVDSSTMANKGLEMIEARWLFDVAPGQIDVVIHPQSIVHSMVEYVDGSILAQMSPPSMTFAIQHALLHPDRGPGVTQSLDFTRALQLDFLPPDTERFPCLRLAREAMVRGGAAPGIFNAANEVAVAAFLDERLGFLDIPTVVEETLQTVDPEVGESLDDLLELEAEARHRARAITARLAQSGRCSPHSLS